In one Brassica oleracea var. oleracea cultivar TO1000 chromosome C9, BOL, whole genome shotgun sequence genomic region, the following are encoded:
- the LOC106317024 gene encoding auxin-responsive protein SAUR36, with the protein MKRVRGFKIGHRSVKIFKWIRSRRIRTMKRQYRSRITNPIAGIRSLARCLSHGAKRLCGGKNDLGQGQIRLGKDPKTAVPKGHLVVHFGESDGDTRRVVVPVIYFNHPLFGELLEQAERVHGFDQPGRITIPCRVSDFEKVQTRIAAWDHCRRKRTYKIL; encoded by the coding sequence ATGAAGAGAGTCAGAGGTTTCAAAATTGGACATAGATCTGTCAAGATATTCAAATGGATCCGATCAAGAAGAATTCGAACAATGAAACGTCAGTACCGGTCACGAATTACAAACCCGATCGCCGGAATACGGTCATTAGCACGGTGTCTAAGCCATGGAGCCAAGAGACTGTGCGGTGGCAAGAATGATTTGGGTCAGGGTCAGATCCGACTGGGTAAGGATCCAAAAACGGCTGTTCCGAAGGGACACTTGGTGGTTCACTTCGGCGAATCAGACGGCGACACGCGGCGCGTTGTAGTGCCGGTGATCTATTTCAATCACCCATTGTTCGGAGAATTGTTGGAGCAAGCGGAGCGGGTTCATGGGTTCGATCAACCTGGTCGGATCACGATTCCTTGTCGGGTTTCTGATTTTGAGAAAGTTCAGACGAGGATCGCCGCATGGGATCATTGCCGCAGGAAGAGAACTTACAAGATTCTCTAG